The DNA window GACATCGCCGGGCTCACCGCGATGCTGCGCGACGACGTCCGGTGCGCGATGCCGCCCACCCCGGGCCTGCACGTCGGCCGAGACGCGGTGGTGAAGGACTGGGTCGACGACGGCTTCGAGGGCATGACCGGCCTGCGCGGCGTCCCCACCGCCGTGAACCGGCAGCCGGCCGTCGCCTTCTACCACTGGCGGGAGCGCGAGGGCGCGTACCTGCCGCTGACGCTCGACGTCCTGCGCGTCACCGGCGGCGCGATCACCGAGATCTTCACCTTCCACGCCGACCGGTTCGCCGGGCTCGGCCTGCCGGAGCGGCTGCCGGCGGACGGCTCCGAGTAGCGCTCCCCCGGCACCGACCACGGAGGTCCTGACATGACCGGCACCACCCACACCACCGACCCGGCACCGGACCAGGTCCGCCGTGCCCACCGGTTCCGCCGGCTCGCCGGCGCCGCGCTGCTCGCCACGCCGGTCGCGGTGGCGGCCACCACGACCGCCGCCGCGCTCGCCCGGGCCGCCGGCGTCGACTTCGCGATCCCCGACGGCGGCGAGTACATCCCGTTGCCCGGTTTCGGCGTGCTGACCGGTGTCTTCTCGCTCCTGGGCGTGGTGATCGCCGCCGCCCTGCTGCGGTGGAGCGCCCACCCCGCCCGGCGGTTCCTCTGGACGGCGGTGACGCTGACCGCGATCTCGCTCGTCCCGCCGTTCCTGGTCGGTGCCGCCCCGACCACCGTGCTGACCCTGCTCGTCCTGCACCTGATCCCCGCCGCCGTGATGATCCCGACCCTGACCCGAGCCCTTCCCACCCGTCCGGACTGACCCGTTCACCTCGGCATCTGGCCGCTCGGCCGGCGCGAGCCCGTTCACCTCGGCATCTGGCCGCTCGGCCGGCGCGAGCCCGTTCACCTCGGCATCTGGCCGCTCGGCCGGCGCGAGCCCGTTCACCTCGGCATCTGGCCACTCGGCCGGCGCGAGGCGTTTCGCCCGGACCAGGGCCTCCGCCGCGCGCTCGGCGTCACCCACCAGGAGGGACGCGCTCACCGGTCACGACGCCACCGCCGATCCGGCACGGCACGCGTCGTGTCCCCCACCGCGCGGCGCGGATGGGCAGGACCGACGGTCATTCGGCGTCGATGAGAGACCAGTCTCGGGCGAGTTCGATGCGCCGCAGGTCGGCGATGCTGGCCGGTGGAAAGTCCGGCCAGGGTGTGAGAAGGGGCCCCTTCTCTACCGGAGGCGTTAAGAAGGGGCCCCGCCTTACCTCAGTTGCGGGTGATGGTGAATGTGCTCGTGGTGTTGCGGATGTCCTGGGCGTTGTCGCTCAGGCGCAGGTTGGTGAACGTGGCCGAGCCGACCGCCGGCCCCTGCCCCGCCTCGGGCATCTCGTTGACCCAGATGCCGATGCCGGACTTCGCGTCGAACGCGTCGCCGCTGCGCCGCGCCCCCGAGATGGAGACGTTGGTGAGCACCGTGTCGGTGATCGGGTTCTCCGGCTGGCTGCCGGTGTACTTGGTCTGGAACATGATCCCGGAGTAGGTCGGGTCGACGATGTCCACGTCGTTGACCCGGATGCCGCGGAACTCCTTGGACGCGGAGAACAGCCACATCGCCGGGAACGTCTGCGCGCCCCAGAAGTGCCCGCCGGAACGGATCAGCGAGATGTTCTCGAACCGGGTGGGCGGGCTCGCGCCGAACCCGACGAACGGGTAGCCGAAGTCCAGCGAGCTGATGGTGATGCCCGAGTACGTCAACTGGTCGGCGATGTAGAGGTTGCGGAAGATGTTGTCGTAGCCGCCGTACACGGCCAGGCCGGCGGCCCGCCAGGTCAGCGTGGCGGTCAGGTTCTCGAACACGTTGCCGTGGTTGCCGCCGGAGCCACCCTGGTCGGTGGCGGAGAACAACGCGAACGCGTCGTCGCCGTTGGACCGGCCCTCCGTGTTGGTGACCAGCGCGTTGGTGCTGCCGTTGGTCATGTTCACCCCGTCGGCGAAGGTGTTGCGGAACCGGCTGTCCCGAATGGTCAGCCCGTCCACGCTCACCCCCCAGTAGGCGCAGACGGTGTGCTCCACCCAGACGCTGTCCAGCGTCAGGTCGTCCACGTCCTTCAGCTCACCCCACACCTTGCCCGGGCCGTCGATCCGGTTGGTGTAGTTGCCGAAGAACGCCAGGTGGGCGAAGGTCGACCCGCTGGCCGATGACTCCACCCGGAAACCGGCGTCGGTGTTCTGCTGGTTCGTCGGCGTCTGGAAGCGGGTGTACCACATGCCGGCGCCGACCACCTTCACCGCCTTGCCGTACACCTGGAGCTTCTGCGCGGTCTCGTAGGTGCCGGCGGGCAGGTAGACGCCGACCAGGGTGTTGGTGGTGTCCATCCGCACGGCGTCCAGCGCGTTCTGCACATCCTGGTGGCTGAACCCGGTCGGCACCTTGTAGCGGGCCGGATCCGGGTTGGCTCGCGGCGACACCAGTTCGGTGTTGACGAAGTCGATCGCATAGGTGGTGCTGTTCGCCGGGTCCTTCTGGAGCCGGATCCGGCTGCCCGCCGGGACGGTGGCGTTGAGCAGCACGTTCGCCTCGTCGTAGAGGTGCCGGGGCGCGCCCGCGCTGGGCGAGTCGCTGGGGGCGGCCTCGGCGCCGTAGAGCCAGATGTGCTTCGAGGTGAGGCTGATCGGCTTGTGCAGCACCCCGTTGACGTAGACGTTGAGCGTCGAGTCGATCCCGCCGCCGCCCGGCGCGTCCGGGATGGAGAAGCGGGTGACCAGGGCGTTCGCGGCCGACTTGGTGGTCCACTCGACGTACGCGCCGGTGGTGTTGAGGGTGACCGCCCGCCGCCCGGACGCCTCGCCGGCCAGGTCGCCGATGGTGCGGTTCGGGCCGATGACCTGCGCGCCGCCGCCGACCGAGCCGTCCTCCGCCTCGTACGCGTCGTAACCCAGGTTGGCCCCGCGACCGACGAACAGCGGCCGGTCGCTGGTGTTGTTCTGCCGCTTCACCGGCAGCTCGTTGGCGTCGTCGGCGAGCACCACCCGCACGGTGTAGCGGCCGTTGGCGGCGGTCCAGGTGCCGAGCGACACCGGGCCGGCGGTGGCCCCGGCGGCGATCGTGCCGGAGTACGCCCCGGTCAGCGTGCGGACGACGGAACCGGAGTCGTTGAGCACGGTGAGCGTGATGCCGTGCGCGCCGCTCGCCGAGGCGATAGTGCCCTGGTTGCGCAGCGTGACCGCGAAGCTGACCGTGGCGCCGGCGGCCGGAGTGCCGGGCGACCAGGTCACCGCGGAGGCCACCAGGTCGGAGCTGGCCACCGGGCTGACCGTCAACGCGGTCGGGTTGGTGTAGGAGTTGTTCGCCTCGTTCTGCTCGGTCACCGTGTTCGACTCGTCGACCTTCGCGGTGAGCTGGTAGCTGCCGGCGTTCCGCGCACCGATGCTCGCCGAGACGGTGCTCGACGCGCCGGCCGCGAGCGCGCCGACGGCGGCGGTGCCGACCTTGGTCGTACCCAGGTAGAGGTTGACGTCGGTGGCGGCGGACGCGGCGGTGCCGGCGTTGCGCACGGTGGCGGACAGCGTGATCGCGTCGGTCTCGACCGGCGCGGTGGGCGAGGCGGTCAGGGCGGTGACGGTGAGGTCCGGGTTGGGCGCCGGGACGCCGATCACCTGGAGTTCGGCGACCTGGCCGTTGGACGAGCCGGAGTTCGCGGTGAACTGCAACCGGACGTCCGCGGCGGTCGCCGAGACCGGGACGGTCACCGTGTTGCCGGTGTTCGGGTTGAAGGAGTACGTCGCGGAGCCGACCAGGCTGGTGAACCCGGACGCGGACTGCTCCCGTCCGAGCACCTGGAACGTCTGGGTGCGCGCGCCCCAGGACGGGTCCGGGTTGAGCTTGACCACGACCGCGCTGATGCTGGCGTTGGCGCCCAGCGCGACGGTGAGCGTGCTCGGGTACGCGCCGGGCGCGCCCTCCCAGTAGGTGGCGACGTCGTTGTCGACCGCGTTGGCCGCGTTGAACACGTGCACCACGGACGAGGCGGTGGCCGGCTTGCCGACCGCCAGGTTGGTGCCGCCGGTGGTGGTGCCGGTGCGGGTCACGGTGTTGCTGTTGGCCGACACGTTGCCGGCCGCGTCGCGGGCCCGCACCTGGTAGGAGACGGTGGCGCTGTCCGGCTGGCTGTCGGTGTACGTCAGCGTGGAGCCGCCGACCGTGGTGCGCAGCGACCCGTTGGCCCAGACCTCGTAGCCGGTGACGCCGACGTTGTCGGTGGCCGCCGTCCAGGTCAGCTTGATCTGCCCACTCGCCGGCTGGGTGTAGGCGAGGTTACCGGGCGCGGTGGGGGCGGTGGTGTCGCCGGTGTTGCCGGTGCGGGTGACGGTGTTGCTGTTCGCCGACACGTTCCCGGCGGCGTCGCGGGCCCGGACGTAGTAGGACACGGTGCTCCCGGCCGGCTGGGTGTCGGTCCAGGTGAGCGTGGTGCCGCCGACGCTGGTGCGCAGCACGCCGTTGGCGTACACGTCGTAGCCGGTGACGCCGACGTTGTCGCTCGACGCGGTCCAGGTGAGCCGGACCTGGTCGGTGGCCGGCTCGGTGAACGCCAGGTTGCCCGGCGCGCTCGGCGCCTGGGTGTCCCCGGTCGCCGCGCCGTAGATCTCCAGCTCGGAGAGCTGGCCGGCGGGCCAGGCGCTGTTCGCGGTGAACAGCAGCCGCAGGTAGCGGGTGGAGGCGGTGGGCACGGTGACCGTGACCGTGTTGCCGCCGGCCGGGTCGAACGCGTACGACGCGGACGCGACGAGCGTGCTGAACGTGGAGCCGTTGGTGCTGCCCTGCACGGTCAGCGTCTGGGTGCGCGCGCCCCAGCCGGTGGGCAGCCGCAGCACCAGTCGGTTGACGCTGGCGGCGGCGCCCAGGTCGGCCTGGATCCACTGCGGGAACGCGTTGTTCGGGCTCTCCCAGTAGGTGGCGGCGTTGCCGTCGTTGGCGTTGCCGGCGGCGTACACGTCGGAGTGGCCGCTCTCGGTCATGGTCTTGCCGGTTGCCAGGTTCGTCGACGAGCTGGCGGTGCCGTAGACCTCCAGCTCGGCGAGCTGGGCGGCGGCCCAGCCGGTGTTCGCGGTGATCACGACGCGCAGGTAACGGGCGGTGGCGGCGGCAAAGCCGAGCGTCACCGTGTTGCCGGCGGCCGGGCTGAACGAGCGGGCGGCGGAGGCGACGACCGTGGTGAAACCGCTGCCGTCGGCGCTGGCCTGCACGGACAGCGTCTGGTTGCGGGCCTCCCAGGGGGCGGGCAGCTTGAGCACCACCTGGTCGACGGCGCGGCTGGTGCCGAGGTCCACCTGGGCCCACTGGGGCAACGCGCCGCTGCTCTCCCAGTAGCTGCTCTGGCTGCCGTCGGTCA is part of the Micromonospora sp. WMMD980 genome and encodes:
- a CDS encoding discoidin domain-containing protein, which translates into the protein MSRFRTRMVAVLAAVGLAVTAAPAPPALAAGGPNLAAGRTATASSVNGPYAAANLTDGSQSSYWESSGALPQWAQVDLGTSRAVDQVVLKLPAPWEARNQTLSVQASADGSGFTTVVASAARSFSPAAGNTVTLGFAAATARYLRVVITANTGWAAAQLAELEVYGTASSSTNLATGKTMTESGHSDVYAAGNANDGNAATYWESPNNAFPQWIQADLGAAASVNRLVLRLPTGWGARTQTLTVQGSTNGSTFSTLVASASYAFDPAGGNTVTVTVPTASTRYLRLLFTANSAWPAGQLSELEIYGAATGDTQAPSAPGNLAFTEPATDQVRLTWTASSDNVGVTGYDVYANGVLRTSVGGTTLTWTDTQPAGSTVSYYVRARDAAGNVSANSNTVTRTGNTGDTTAPTAPGNLAYTQPASGQIKLTWTAATDNVGVTGYEVWANGSLRTTVGGSTLTYTDSQPDSATVSYQVRARDAAGNVSANSNTVTRTGTTTGGTNLAVGKPATASSVVHVFNAANAVDNDVATYWEGAPGAYPSTLTVALGANASISAVVVKLNPDPSWGARTQTFQVLGREQSASGFTSLVGSATYSFNPNTGNTVTVPVSATAADVRLQFTANSGSSNGQVAELQVIGVPAPNPDLTVTALTASPTAPVETDAITLSATVRNAGTAASAATDVNLYLGTTKVGTAAVGALAAGASSTVSASIGARNAGSYQLTAKVDESNTVTEQNEANNSYTNPTALTVSPVASSDLVASAVTWSPGTPAAGATVSFAVTLRNQGTIASASGAHGITLTVLNDSGSVVRTLTGAYSGTIAAGATAGPVSLGTWTAANGRYTVRVVLADDANELPVKRQNNTSDRPLFVGRGANLGYDAYEAEDGSVGGGAQVIGPNRTIGDLAGEASGRRAVTLNTTGAYVEWTTKSAANALVTRFSIPDAPGGGGIDSTLNVYVNGVLHKPISLTSKHIWLYGAEAAPSDSPSAGAPRHLYDEANVLLNATVPAGSRIRLQKDPANSTTYAIDFVNTELVSPRANPDPARYKVPTGFSHQDVQNALDAVRMDTTNTLVGVYLPAGTYETAQKLQVYGKAVKVVGAGMWYTRFQTPTNQQNTDAGFRVESSASGSTFAHLAFFGNYTNRIDGPGKVWGELKDVDDLTLDSVWVEHTVCAYWGVSVDGLTIRDSRFRNTFADGVNMTNGSTNALVTNTEGRSNGDDAFALFSATDQGGSGGNHGNVFENLTATLTWRAAGLAVYGGYDNIFRNLYIADQLTYSGITISSLDFGYPFVGFGASPPTRFENISLIRSGGHFWGAQTFPAMWLFSASKEFRGIRVNDVDIVDPTYSGIMFQTKYTGSQPENPITDTVLTNVSISGARRSGDAFDAKSGIGIWVNEMPEAGQGPAVGSATFTNLRLSDNAQDIRNTTSTFTITRN
- a CDS encoding DUF6069 family protein, encoding MTGTTHTTDPAPDQVRRAHRFRRLAGAALLATPVAVAATTTAAALARAAGVDFAIPDGGEYIPLPGFGVLTGVFSLLGVVIAAALLRWSAHPARRFLWTAVTLTAISLVPPFLVGAAPTTVLTLLVLHLIPAAVMIPTLTRALPTRPD